A part of Arachis hypogaea cultivar Tifrunner chromosome 12, arahy.Tifrunner.gnm2.J5K5, whole genome shotgun sequence genomic DNA contains:
- the LOC112728107 gene encoding autophagy-related protein 3 gives MVLSQKIHEAFKGTVERITSARTVSAFKEKGVLSVSEFVTAGDNLVAKCPTWSWESGEPSKRKPYLPADKQLLITRNVPCLRRAVSVEEEYEAAGGEVLLDDEENDGWLATHGKPKETKSDEEEDLPSMESLEISKKEPVKQISSYMGGDEEDDIPDMAEFEETDNIVTDPSTYLVAHEPDDDNILRTRTYDISITYDKYYQTPRVWLTGYDESRMLLQQELVLEDVSQDHARKTVTIEDHPHLPGKHASIHPCRHGAVMKKIIDVLMSRGVEPEVDKYLFLFLKFMASVIPTIEYDYTMDFDLGSSSNN, from the exons ATGGTTCTGTCTCAGAAGATTCACGAAGCTTTCAAGGGCACAGTAGAGAGGATCACGAGCGCTCGAACCGTCTCAGCCTTCAAAGAGAAAGGAGTTCTCAGTGTCTCTGAGTTCGTCACTGCCGGCGACAATCTCGTTGCCAAATGCCCCACTTGGTCCTG GGAATCAGGTGAGCCAAGCAAAAGGAAGCCATATTTGCCAGCGGATAAACAATTATTAATTACTAGGAATG TGCCGTGTTTGCGGAGAGCTGTATCTGTAGAAGAAGAATATGAAGCGGCTGGAGGAGAAGTTCTACttgatgatgaagaaaatgatggaTGGCTAGCAACTCATGGAAAACCTAAAG aaaCCAAATCCGACGAGGAAGAGGATTTACCTTCCATGGAAAGCCTAGAAATCAGCAAAAAGGAACCTGTTAAGCAAATTTCATCCTACATGGGAGGTGATGAGGAAGACGATATTCCGGATATGGCTGAGTTTGAAGAAACTGATAACATTGTTACAGATCCT TCTACATATCTAGTGGCTCATGAACCTGATGATGATAATATTCTACGAACCCGAACTTACGACATCAGTATCAC GTATGATAAATATTATCAAACACCTCGAGTATGGCTTACCGGGTATGATGAG TCAAGGATGCTTTTGCAACAAGAACTTGTCCTTGAAGATGTTAGTCAGGACCATGCTCGCAAAACG GTAACAATTGAGGACCACCCTCACTTGCCTGGTAAGCATGCATCTATTCATCCATGTCGACATGGAGCAGTGATGAAGAAAATCATTGATGTTTTGATGTCACGTGGGGTTGAGCCAGAAGTTGACAA GTACCTGTTCTTATTCTTGAAGTTTATGGCCTCTGTAATTCCAACTATTGAGTATGATTACACAATGGACTTTGATCTTGGTAGCTCCAGCAACAACTGA